The DNA region AGCTCGAAATCGTGCAATCCATGGTGATGTGGTAGCTGTTGAATTACGCCCTTTGCATGAATGGAAAGGAAGGACTGTTGCCCTTTGTGAAAATGAGACTGAGGATAAAGCACCTGCAGACACCACTGGTGACCCTATGCCCACAGGTAAAGTAGATAGCGTGATACAATGGTTTGTTAAGATTACCTCACTTCCTTGACCCCAGCTGTGTTGTACTCTTCATTATACAGTCCCTTCCCTCGATTTCTGTGATTGTCACATTTTTTTCACCATAGTAAATTTGAAGTGATGATCCCAAATTAAAGCATTCTAACATACCCCAACAAGAAAGCCACTAGATTCTTTCTACATGTGAACccatccccccctcttttttttctttaatttcattctcAGAAATAGCTGAATTATTGTAGTATTCTTCCTAAAATACTGAGTTTGGAATACTTTGCTACCCAAATCCATGCTGTCACTCTTCATAGCTCTACAAGAGATGAACTGCCATTCTAATACAGATCGATTTACCAGAGTGCGCACTGAAGTCCTCTGCTATCACTGTTGATTATACAGAAAGATAACAGCATCCTTTTAATTCCTTGATGACAAATAATGTTCAAGATGAAAAAATTTTTTGTTAGGTGAAGATGTATCTAGCTCCCGTTACAATGTGACATGCCTATGTATCATGGGAACATAGAGtcttatttgaaaattattactCTGCCGGTATAGCTACATCTTGAAAGTTTGCTGAGGTCAGAGTTAAAAGTTTTAGGAGGTTAATTCTCTTCCTGCAAGAAAATGCTGTTTGATTTTGATCTTTGCTAttaaaaattttctgtattttttactaAATTGGCCACATTTCAGCAGTAGTGGGAATCTCTCTGAATAATTTATGTACTGTATCAGTTGAAATCTATACAATGAGTTAGTCTCCACATAAATAAAAGCTCATTAAAACCTGGCTGTGCCAACGATTATTTATAACAAACTTGTATTGTTGTCTGCATGCCATATGTTGTTAGCAATTGTAATACAGATTTGTGGACACATTAGTTCATATTACAAAGCAATGAATCTTCTATACCTCCTACGTATTTGCTTTCATGTTCCTGTTTAACTCTTTAATGTACAGCCAACAATGTTCCTTATTAAAAGGTAAAGTTGTTGGAATCATTCAAAAGAACTGGAGGGATTATGTGGTCACTTTCCCCTCTAAAGAAGAGAGCCAGTCCCAGGGCAGAAATGCTCAGAAAATCCTTGTTACACCTTGGGACTACCGAATTCCCAAAATCCGGATCAGTACCCAGCAAGCTGATGCATTACAGGTAATTTGACAGAAGTGTTTCTCTATTCTGTGTTCCTACAAAATTGTGTGGGTGTTATGTGCTTTAATGGTGTTTTCCTTGGCAAAAACATGGGTAAAACTATTAATAAAGTTAAGTCTGTGAGGGTAGTTCAATTTCTGCCTTGAAGGAATGTGTGCAATTCCTGTCAAAACTGCGTTGGCTTCAGGTAATAAAGCTTATTTGAGTTTTGAATTTGGGCCACAGTCCAGGTACCCTAAGCATTTATATGCtaattgctttgggtttttttctgataaattaaAGGCGATATTAGGGGTATGAATTGTAATAGCCCTTGTGGCTTTATTGGATCTATGACTGTATAGAACTTTGATGAAAGTAGTAAGGAGAGCTTTTTAACAAATTGATAATGAATTATGATGATTCACTTGCCATTGCTGTGGaaagaagaaacatgtttttgttcATTCCTAGCTGCTTTTACCTTGTAATGTTAAGTACTTCTTCAGAGCTAAGAAGTAAATTCCAATTGTGTCTTTTCTGATATAAGAATATTTGTGTAcatcttggttttgcttttcttttttatacttaAGACAGAGATTCTCCATATAATGACCCCAAAGTGGGTCTTTGCTCTGGAAAGAAATGTAATTCTCAGTATTTGTTCATATGCTTCTCattgtgggtttctttttgctttctataAAGTTTTTAGAGTTGCCAATCTCTTTGGATAGCATTGTTTGCCCCTGAAGGAGTATTTATATTGATTGCTTGTCAGGAGCAGATTGCTGTTCTAACAGAATTGTCTTGCTGCAGGAGTATAGAGTTGTCGTGCGTATTGATTCTTGGGAATCAACTTCTGTATATCCAAATGGACACTTTGTGAGAGTTCTAGGAAGAATTGGAGATCTCGAGGGGGAAATTGCAGCTATTCTGGTGGAGAACAGCATCTGTGTTGCCCCTTTCTCAGAAGTCCAGGTTAGTGTTTGTGATTAGATACATTATTTTCCATTGATTTCCAGGGTCTTGTTTCTCAAAGAGGGGGACCCTCTTACAGCTGAATGTCTTAGTTGCCAACAggtttttgaaagctgaaaactATTTATAGGCTATCTTTCTGGAATTACTTTTGGATCAGTGGTTCTGTAGATACTATGAATTTTCAAGTCAAGAGTGATTTTAAGACAATATGTTTGCTATGAGGAGAAGATTACAAACTCTTAATTCTGATTTGAGGTagacttttaaaatactgctgtctTTAGTATGTGTTTATGGTACTGATCCTAAAGGCCCAGAGCTACTGAAATCATTGTCTTAAATACTTTTGTCTTCAACCAGGAGAGGAACCAGCTCTCATAGATAAGTATTTTTATCTCATCTTATTACTTATTACTTACTATATCTTATTACTTATCATAGATAAGTATTATACCTACaattaattgaaagaaaaagaatgcaaaaaaccAATACACAGTGCTGATGTTTGCCAGAGCTGCAATATCACCACAAGAGTATCAGTTGTTAATAATATGTGTAGCATTCTTTTCAATTCTGTTTCATACTTTCTGTGAATGTAATAGACTGACTTggaaaatgcaaggaaagaagaattttgtcTGGGATGAAAAAGTGTGCAAAACAATTAATGgagtagaaaaggaaaagctaatTATATCTAATTTGTTGGCTTCTCTTTGTAGAAAGAGATTATTGTATGTTCATCCATGTTTTTGTACAGATGAGTGAAATGCCCATGAGTTCCTCAAAGAATCCATGGAAAGTGaatccagaggaggaaaaaaaacgtCTCGACTTGAGAGATACACACTTGATATTCAGCATTGACCCAAAAGGCTGCGAGGATGTGGATGACGCACTCTCCGTTAGAACTCTGCCTAATGGGAATCTAGAGTTAGGTGTCCACATTGCAGATGTAACCCATTTTGTGGCAGCAAATTCTTACACTGATGTTGAGGCCAGAGCAAggtaaattattttctaaaaattagaaaatttatGGAGCTTAGAAGTTTGTGATTCTACCCTAAGGAAACACTGAGAAGCATTTGAAGGAAGGAaacattctttcttcttctttcttctttcgtGTCATGGAAACAGCTTATTAAAACTAATATATAACTAATggtattctgcttttatttggatAAAATAGGCCTGCTGGGGAAGAAACTGCTTTCTGACCTACTGCTTCACCCTTTTACTATGAAATTGCTCTTTTCCACAAAGTCATGATTTATCTTTCCCCAATCACTAGTGTTTGCTTTATAGTCTACTTTACTATTTGTGATTTGAAGTATTTACAAACCACTTGTTTGCATTCCAAAGGGGATGAATCTTCACACAGAACATAGAACACCCACAACATGGAATTAAGTTTTACATGAATTTAATTCCAGAGGTATTTGGCAGGCTTATGTTTTAATATTCAATTTTGTGTTTCAATATGccaaatattcctttttcttttattgccacTGTTTTGAACTTAAACTGCTGAATCACTTTATGAAATGTATTCTTTGTAGAtgcaaagaaatgtaaactgtACAGCCAGCAGAGGTGTTTGGTATAGCCATTAAATGACCTCTTCTTAGCTGAGCATATTTTGTACAGCCCTAGCTCTGGCCTAAATGGCAGTTGAAGACATCGAGGAAGGCAAAATTAGGCTTGTACTGTAcaaacagttatttaaataatttgactTCGGTATTGCGCATGTGTGTGTTCTGTAAGAATAACCTTTTAAAATCATGCTATGTGTCTTGTTTTGCTGAAGCTATGCTTATACTGCAAACTGCTTGGGCGATACACACCAATGAGTCCTTGTGAGAacagtaaatgtattttattcctcAGGGCAACAACTTATTATTTAGCGGATCGTCGTTATGACATGCTGCCCGCCGTCTTGAGTGCTGACATATGCTCTCTTCTTAGTGGAGTTGATAGGTAAGATTTTGCGTCGTAACTGCTTATGCACTTGCTTTTTGAATTATTTGTTACTATTTGTAAGGGAAGTAGTAGGGAGTCacaaaaagctgaaatacagTGTTATACAATGACTGTCTCACCCTCCAGTAGCGTTGACCCATACCCTTAgcaatttgctttgtatttaaacAGCAACCTGAAGGTGAAGGCATCTTTGTCCTTCACTTGTTTTTTCATGTGGGTTTCAGTCTGGAGCGCACGCACCCATGTTGAATGGTCACGTTTTTTACTATTGTCCTATTCCTCAAACATGCCATCACCCCGTTTTATTACAGTTTACAGGGTTAGTTGGCTGGCTGGCATGAGGATACGCAGGGTGTAGGTATGTTCATTGTGGATGCATctgactaataaaataaaaatgaataaaaataactattGCAGTGTAGTTATGCTTCAAAATAGATGTGGTCTTATATCTTAGGGTACTCTACCTCAATGGGTGCTGACATAGTTGGTCCTCATTTATTAAGTTGTGATACACGAGACTGAAAGGCCAAGTGCATTAATTAGTGGCATTGCTGAGCACTGGTTTGTTTCatgaagaaaaagctgtttccagtaaaaaaacccccagaattAAACCTGTAAATTTGTAACAGTTGGATGTGCTTGAAATGATAGTTTAAGTCAACCAGAACTATTTCTAGAATTGTGATCTTATCTTTAAGGTATGCTGTAAGTGTCTTGTGGGAACTAGAAAAAGAATCGTACGAAATACTGCGAGTCTGCTACAACAAAACCATCATTCGATCTGCGTACAAGCTAGTTTACGAAGCAGCACAGGGATTATTAGATGGAGACACAAGTGTTGTTGGTGATATCCTGGAACTGAAAAACTTGGATGAAGGAACTAGACAGAAGAAGCTGGATGAACTGGTTTGGGCAATATCAAAACTCACAGATATAGCACGACACGTTAGAGCTAAGCGGGACAGCTGTGGTGCTCTGGAACTAGAAGGGGTAGAAATCCGAGTGCAACTGGATGATAAAAATAAGATCCATGATCTCATGCCTAAGCAGCCGCTGGAGGTGCATGAGACTGTGGCGGAATGTATGATTCTTGCCAACCACTGGGTGGCAAAAAAGATCTCAGAATATTTTCCTCATCAAGCTTTGTTGCGTCAACACCCTCCACCGCGACAGGAATTTTTTACTGAACTTCGAGAATGTGCCAGTGCCAAAGGTTTCTCAATAGACACACGGTATCTTTTATTACTTATCTTAAGCACTTTAATTAAAGTTAAGCAATTAACTGTTTGGCTATGTTATCGTCACAAAGCATTACAGTTCTTAGTATCAATCTTAATAGACACCGTATagcaattcttaaaaaaaatttaccatGACCTTTCTGTAAGCAGGAGATGATGCTCTAAACAAGAGAGGCTGCCTGCATTCTGCTGGCTGGACTGAAAATGGCAGTATCTAGATAATTTTAGACACATCCAAAAAGAATTTGTTCAGTCAGTATGTAGTGGTTAAGCTCTATAATAGCCTCCTTTGCACCATATTTCCTGTAATAGTAGTGTAAGAGAGTACTTGTTTAAATCAAGTTAATTCTGTGCAATATAGTCATCTTAAATGactcaaaataattcagaattaccTGTGAGCTTCATCACACTGGGAGGCATCATTTCTGGACATCAGAGAGTGTGAAGGGCATCAGTAGCGCCTCCTTTTATTTGGGTGTCACCTTGTCCCGTTTGTGCTCTCCTGCACAGAACAGGTTTTGGACCAGCTCACTGACTTTTCTGTACTGTGTAGAAGTGGGTTTTGCTCCAGTTCTCCTGGGCTCTCCAGGTGGCAGAAGACAGGCCTGTTGGTGAAaactgggttttttcctgaacatCTTTCTCAAGCAGAGCTGTTACTAAACTGTGTTGAAAGTTTTAATATCATTCTGCTTgtcattcatatttttatattattaatgATTAATAAAATTCTATGTGTCTTTGTATGCTCTTTTTAACTAGAGGCTACTATGATCAGGGATagcataattttcttcagaattaacatttttttgaCAGGTCTAACAAAGCACTGGCTGAGTCCCTGGACAAAGCAAATGACCCACTGGATCCAATTGTAAATAAACTGTTGCGATCTATGGCCACTCACGCAATGTCTAATGCATTGTACTTCTCAACCGGCTCTTGTTCCGAGGAAGAGTTTCATCATTACGGTATCttctcactttatttttttatgcgATTCCTGTTACTATTTCTGAACTGTTGGGCGGGAAGCAGATTGCTTTGATGGCTTAATgctgcttccttttttatttgtagGGCTTGCCTTAGATAAGTACACTCATTTCACTTCTCCAATTAGAAGATACGCTGATATTGTTGTCCACAGACTCTTGATGACAGCGACTCTGAAGGAAACTAAAGGAGATGTTAAGGGTTATATATTCAGTAATAAAGATCTTGAGGAATTGTGCAGACACATTAATAACAGAAACCGGGTAAGATGGTCATTGTGTGCATCTCCATATGCTTGTGTGCTGCCCAACGGAATGGGGTACCAGTCCTGACTGCTGCTTTTGGGTACTCCAATGACATAGaatcacttcatttttatttataatgctTTGGGGGTTTTCTACTTAAATATCAGTTTTCTTCAGAGTGGTAGTAAAAGTGACTTCGTACTTCACTTGTACCACATGGAGGATTTTCTTTTAGATGTAATTTTTCTAGGGGATGGGTAAGGGAGTAAGtaatgggaaaaagaaactatGGAAATCAAGCCAAACAAGCTcgtttaaatatttatttaggtTGTTTTGTCTTCTCTTGTTGGGGGGGGGTGCTTGCAGGCAGCCCAGCGTGCTCAGAAACAGTCTACTGAACTCTTCCAGTGCATGTACTTCAAAGACAAAACCCCAGAAACAGATGAGCGCTGCATAGCAGATGGTGTTATTTACTCAATTCGAACAAATGGTGTGCTGGTTTTTGTACCAAGGTGAGTTGATTAGAGCTTGGACTGAGCTTAAGACAGGAGTGTCACTAGAATGCCGTGAGGACAACTCTGGTCCTTGAGAAAGGAAGTGTTTATAGTGTGGCCTGGTGTTGACCGATGACTGCGGTTTAGATTTTTGTTGTAAATCATAAGCAGTGCTTTTCTGTGCATCGACTCTGAAAAGGAGTTCCTGCGAGGACATGGTAAGGCTGTACTGCAcagtatgtatttatttcaaaacattaaaaggCCATTTTTTGCCCAAGCAGCTGTTAGGGCAGAACAATGACTGGAgtattttttgcccttttttttttttgaaccacaGAAGGTGATGAATTACTTAAAGAAGGGGCAGTTTTAAGTTTCCAGATCACAAAGCCGTGCATTCCTCAGCACTCTTTTCCTTCACTACAGACTAGTTTATGCAGGCGAGGGGCACCTTTTGAACAACTGCTCCTCGCAGGCAGCAGGGGAGCACAGAAGAAATGTTTACATGATGCTGTTTATAGCAGTTAGGCTCTTTTAAGTGCCTGTATCTCAGGTCTGCCCCTGACTTCTCCAAGTAGAAAGCAACTCTTTGCACGAAGCTGAcactacattttaatttctgagcttttaaatctatattttaaaGTATACTACATGTGTTCTGCTTATGTTATAAATTGACTAGTGAATGATGTAAGAAGGCACTAGTCGCCATAGAACTGGAGAGCAGTGCCTCCTATAAGACTTGGCCAGCTCTTCAAGCTGCAGGGAAGAGaactgcctttcctctcccttcctggcTCTGGACATTTTGGATTAGTTAATGATCTTCATGTTTGTGCATTACTGGTAGCAACACTATCTACCTAGCTAGCTAACAGGTACAAGAAAAGTAGGCATAAGAactctccttcaaaaaaaaagaaagaaacaaaatccaaaaaacaTTCTACAGGCACGTTAGGTAAAGCAAACCATTGCATGAATACCCTGGACTTCCATGAATACAGCCAGGGGCTGCTCGATCCTGGCCACAGACTGAGCTTGGATATAAACCAGCTCTCTGTAGGGCTCTCATCTCCAGCATTCCAGATGGCTTGGCTTGGATGCACAGCTGAAGAGCCAGAACCCACCCAGCCAAGCAAAGCTTCTTCCAGAGAACCCAGTGCAAATACACTGCTAGtctttaagtaacttttttttaaatggagaactGTTTCCTCACTGTGCTGTCTGGAATAACCTGTAATGCTGCTCTGCCTCTATTATCTGGCCATTCCAGGCTCCACCCAACATGTAAGGTAATGGATCACTGGCTGTATTTTACTTTTGCTTCACTGCTTTTGAAACACTTCAGTCACAGCCTTCATGCTGTTTTCCTATACTTGAGGGGTTTCTTTGGCAATGCACATCAGTGTCCCTGAAGCAGGATTATCAGGCAGGCTACAGTGTTTGCCCCTTTATGTTGCATTTACTGGTTTCTAGCCTTCTGTTGGTTTCAAAGTTAAGAGAACTGAGAAGGGTGAAAATCACTAGAACAGCCTCTGTCTGCTCATCTGCTTTTTTGTAGATATGGAATCAAAGGTGCTGCATATATGAAAAACAAAGAGGGCTTAGTCATCTCTTGCCAAGGTGATAAGAGCTGTGGGTGGCAGCCTGGATCACTTCATCgctttcagaataaaattacttccaCTACAACTACTGGAGAATCAGTTACATTAAGCCTTTTTGATCATATTACAGTAAGTATTTAATCtgaagaaagtaaaaggaaatagcaccatcagaaataaaataatttttatattgtttttaaggTGAAAATACTTGTGCAGACCTCCCGCTGCCATGCTGACACAATCAAACTTGAAATAATCAGGAACGCACCATACCAGACTTCAGACACAGAGGTGTCCCAGAAGAATTTTCATGTAGTGAAATCTGACTTAGTGAAAGAAGTCAGTCAGTCTGCAGAAGAAGCCCAGCGCACCCAAGAAAAAGCAAGAGTTGAAGTAATTGATGAAGACTATCAGGAGTACTGCCAGACCAAGGGAGCAAGCTTAtaccagctgctggaggagattaGGGATTTGGCACTATTAGATGTTTCAGCTGATATTAGAACTTGAACTATAACCTAGCAACATCTGCTTGGTTGTAGTATTCACTTTGTAcaattaagtttgtttttttttaaaaaagcagtctatttaaatatttgagtCCTTTTAATAAGAAActaaatgtctattttaaataagaattatttttatctgatTATGAACATATCAGATTTTAAGAAGATTTTATACATGATAAATCTCATCTTCCAGACTAAAGGCAGTGTGGTGAATTCTTTGAATTATCATTCAAAAACTTACTTGCCCATATTGTCCATAAAAGAAGTTCTTAAAACCCAACTATTTCCTACAGCTGTTGGCTATCTTCCACTATAGTTCAGTGAGTTTAACTCATAGCTACAGCAATATAAAAAGCAAACTGCTTCACAGTAATCTAGAATGCCAAATCTTTGTTTATTGAAGGATATTTTATGCACATCTAGCATAAAATAACACCTGTTGACATGAACTTATTTCATCTGCTGTAAGTGTGGCTCCCATCTTTATTCAGTTTCTGTTACAAACAACAGTCTATCCTATGATACTGGAGAGGGCAGCCTCAGGGCTCTGCCATTATGGTGATTCTTGTTCATTCCACAAAGGGAAAAGCTGTTGTGCAAGTAGGAAAAACAAGACTAAGAAGAGGATGAAACAGCTTCCAGACAGAGAACAGAATCAGCTGAAGGAAGAGAACTGATTGGGTCAAAGTCAAAGCATGTTCCCCTAAGGGGACATACTTGTCTATGAAGAGACATCCAACTAGCACAGGGGGGGTGGAGGCTTGGAGGGCCTATAGTTGTAATAGCCTCAGGTTTGACTTCTGAAATTTAATAGCTTCCATTTTATAAGAACAAGATACAGGTACTTGATAAGCAAGTTAAAAAAGTCCAGGACACCTGTTCAGACATAGCACTACCCCCTAGTATATATAGcctctattggaaaaaaaaacccaaaccaaacaactttAATAGAAACTTCACCTGTCAATATCCCAGTGAATTCAGTTTGACATCAGTTGTCAACACCATTCAAAGTAGGTCAAAAACCTCATTAACATTTCCTAAAAAATGtcaggagggagcagggggaaggatCTCTCAAATGCAGCTGAAgaactttgttctgttttccactgTATGGAGTTGCTCATCTGCAGCTTCAAGAGAAGAGTGTCATAACAGATGTCATGGTGGAGACTTCCATGAAGCTTCTGGAGTCAGACTGCAAAGGGCCAGCAACTTTCAATATAATGATAGTACTTAAAACATTGGGGTCTTTCTGTCAAGAAAGTGATTTAAAGCATGGGGAACAGTTACTGTTTTTCACTGGAACATTCCAGTTCCCTGTCTCCAGCTGTATCTTCAGCTTCTGTAACAGCAACCTTGGTTACAGTAGCTTGAGTGTTTTCGATAAGGTCAGGAGGATCCTGAGCAACTGGGGTATTAAACTCCTCTTCCAAGTAACTAGCAGAGagctctgttaaaaacaaaacaaaacaaaaacaaagccaatTTCCTACCATGAGCAAACACTGTTGCTGTGTGTTTAACTGCAGTTTCTATCACCAGAATCACAGTCTGCACGAAAGCCAACTCCAGAGATGACCAGCAAGTTAAGTTTCATTTCAAAGCTATCACAACTTGGCATGACAACTAAGGAGAGTACTTCTGACTTTGCTGTGGAGGAGTCTAACTGCAGGAACACAGTTTAAATTTGAGAGTTACACATTTTGCTACTTAGTAGAAAAGCAATCACTGCCATTTCCTTTAAACTGACTCAGCAGCTCAGCTGTACAAGCTTCTCAGGCTACTGACCTTAATATTAACCCTTAAGGCACAGAGTTGATTACCGTTGTGTTGCGACTGGCTGTTACACTGCCTCTTTGCTTGCCTACGTTCCAAGGCCAGCTGCCGGTTCTTCTTGATCCGCTGTTGTTGCTCTTCCGTGAGAGTTGTACCAGAGAGAGAATTTAGTTCTTCTACATTTCCAGAGCAGGAATGAACATCTCCAGTGGCTGGATCCAGTCCATTGCTTTCCCCTCCACCATCTGGTTAGAAatgagggggtgggagggggaagaggggcagAAATCAACACTTTAAACCCAGAGATATCCACTGCTAAATATCTGCCAAGAGAACATTTTGAAAGCATGTCTATGTTCTACATTTTACAGTTGTATTGACAGCTGAAGATCATTctgtaatttagttttaataGGCAATTTTCTGCCTAGGTCCACATACCTGATAttcaaagtataaaaaaaatgcTTATCAGAGATCCCAAACACACAACAATAATAAACACCTGAACTTAGAAGCACAGCTCTCTGTACTAAGTTAGCAATCGTGAGCTGTGCTTGAAGATTAAAAAGAGACAGTAAATTCAGGCAATCCTTACGAAAAGGCCAGATAATTTTCTTCCCACCCCTACTAATACGACACTGTCCTTTGGGAAGTGGCAGGACTAGTTACAGGCATAGACAAAGGTCTGAACATAGGCATTGAATAATCAGGTTTGAATTCAGTGCGCTGCTATTATGCAATATTTACTCATTTGCCAACATTAACACATGCAAAACAGAGGCAGTCCAACTCCGTGAGACAAACTTCA from Mycteria americana isolate JAX WOST 10 ecotype Jacksonville Zoo and Gardens chromosome 6, USCA_MyAme_1.0, whole genome shotgun sequence includes:
- the DIS3L gene encoding DIS3-like exonuclease 1, producing MPMLRTEKVLQLRGQQGRSVRVVREHYLRPDVPCRSALCRAACPRDGKLLSDDVTHYVVPDCKVVQDYLEILEFPELKGIIFMQTACQAVQHQKGRRQYNKLRNLVKDARHDCTVFANEFHQHSYLPREKGESMEKWQTRSIYNAAVWYYNHCLGQMPVVMVTEDEDAIRQYGNETEGVFVISFKNYLDNFWPELKAAHELFDSILQARRARETESQENNGKEYPEHLPVEILEAGIKSGRYIQGTLNVNKHRAQLEAFVRLQGFGSKETELQSDILIYGARARNRAIHGDVVAVELRPLHEWKGRTVALCENETEDKAPADTTGDPMPTGKVVGIIQKNWRDYVVTFPSKEESQSQGRNAQKILVTPWDYRIPKIRISTQQADALQEYRVVVRIDSWESTSVYPNGHFVRVLGRIGDLEGEIAAILVENSICVAPFSEVQMSEMPMSSSKNPWKVNPEEEKKRLDLRDTHLIFSIDPKGCEDVDDALSVRTLPNGNLELGVHIADVTHFVAANSYTDVEARARATTYYLADRRYDMLPAVLSADICSLLSGVDRYAVSVLWELEKESYEILRVCYNKTIIRSAYKLVYEAAQGLLDGDTSVVGDILELKNLDEGTRQKKLDELVWAISKLTDIARHVRAKRDSCGALELEGVEIRVQLDDKNKIHDLMPKQPLEVHETVAECMILANHWVAKKISEYFPHQALLRQHPPPRQEFFTELRECASAKGFSIDTRSNKALAESLDKANDPLDPIVNKLLRSMATHAMSNALYFSTGSCSEEEFHHYGLALDKYTHFTSPIRRYADIVVHRLLMTATLKETKGDVKGYIFSNKDLEELCRHINNRNRAAQRAQKQSTELFQCMYFKDKTPETDERCIADGVIYSIRTNGVLVFVPRYGIKGAAYMKNKEGLVISCQGDKSCGWQPGSLHRFQNKITSTTTTGESVTLSLFDHITVKILVQTSRCHADTIKLEIIRNAPYQTSDTEVSQKNFHVVKSDLVKEVSQSAEEAQRTQEKARVEVIDEDYQEYCQTKGASLYQLLEEIRDLALLDVSADIRT